GGTCAGGGGCTAGGGGTCAGGGGTCAGGGGTCAGGGGTCAGGGGTCAGGGGCCAGGGGTCAGGGGCCAGGGTCACGCGGCACCCGGCACCCGGCACGTTCTCACTCCCCATACCCCTCCGGGTTGGCCTGCTGCCACCGCCAGGCGTCGGCGGCCATCTCCTCCAGGGTTCGGGCGGCCGTCCACCCGAGCTCTCGCCGGGCCTTGCCGGGGTCGGCCCAGCAGGAGGCCACGTCGCCGGGCCTTCGGTCCACCACCCGGTAGGGGATGGGGCGCCCCGAGGCCTTCTCCACCGCGGCCACCATCTCCAGCACGCTGTGGCCCCGGCCCGTGCCCAGGTTCCAGATCCCCACCCCGGAGGTCTCCCGCAGCTTGTCCAGGGCCTTGAGGTGGCCCACGGCCAGGTCCACCACGTGGATGTAGTCGCGCACCCCCGTCCCGTCCGGAGTGGGGTAGTCGCCTCCGAACACCCGCAGCTCCTTGAGCTTTCCCACCGCCACCTGGGTCACGTAGGGGAGGAGGTTGTTGGGAACGCCGTTGGGGTCTTCCCCGATGCGGCCGCTCGGGTGCGCCCCCACGGGGTTGAAGTACCGAAGCAGCGCGATGCGCCACGCGGGGTCGGCCCGGTGGAGGTCGCCCAGGATCTCCTCGATCATCAGCTTGGAGCGGCCATAGGGGTTGGTGGCCGAGAGGGAGAAGTCCTCCCGGATCGGCACCGACGCAGGGTCCCCGTACACGGTGGCCGAGGAGCTGAAGACCAGGGCGCGAACCCCGTGCTCGGCCATGACCTCGCACAGCACCAGCGTGCCCGTGACGTTGTTGTGATAGTAGCGAAGCGGCATCTCCACGGACTCTCCCACCGCCTTGAGCCCGGCGAAGTGGACCACGGCGTCGAAGCGGCCCCCGCGGAAGATCCGGTTCAGGCCCTCCCGGTCCCGCAGGTCGACCCGGTGGAAGTCCAGGCTCCTGCCCGCCAGTTCCTCCACCCGGCGAAGCGCCTCTTCCCGGCTGTTGGAGAGATTGTCGGCAACCGCCACCTCCCACCCTGCCTGGAGGAGCTCCAGACACGTGTGGCTCCCGATGTACCCCGCTCCCCCCGTCACCAGAACCCTCATCCGAGCCTCCTCGCTCCGGGCTTGCCCCGGAGAGCCCCACGCGTGCCGCGCGCCCCGGGGCAGGCGGCGCACACCCCGGGGGTGCCCGAAACCCGCCCTGCGCCCGCGCATCCAAGGGGAAACCTCGACCCGGAGCGCTCCCCATGCTCGATGCGATCCCCTACTCCGTCCTCGTTCCCGTGGCCATCGCCCTAGCCCTGGCCCCCTTCTACCCCAAGCCCCACCTGCTGGAAAAGCTCCAGATGCTCTTTGCCGGGGATCTCCGCCGTCCCCTCGACATCTTCGACCTCTTCCTCCACGGGGCGCCCCTGGCGCTGCTGGCCGCCAAGGTCTTCTTCCAGCGCGGATAAGCCCGGTTCCGGCCCGGGGTTGCCCCCGGCCCTGCCGTTGATAGACTGGAAGCCTTCGTCCCCTGTCCCCAGGAGGCCCCCCATGACCTTCGAAGACCTGCGCTCGATCGCCGTCGGGTTCCAGCCGGCGAAGCTCCTGCTCGAAGCGCTCGACGTGGGGGTCTTCGACCTCCTGGACCACGGGGCGCTCGAAGCCGCCGAGGTTGCCCAGCGCTTCGGCCTCGACTCCCGCGCCACCCGGCTGGTACTCGACGCTCTGGTGGGCCAGGGGCTGCTGGAGTTGGGCGAGGGAGGGTACCGCAACGCCGAACCCGCCCGGCGGTTCCTCTCTCGCGGCTCCCCGGAGTACCGGGGCGAGATCCTCCGGCACCTCCACAACACGTGGGAGGACTGGAACGAGCTC
This Thermodesulfobacteriota bacterium DNA region includes the following protein-coding sequences:
- the galE gene encoding UDP-glucose 4-epimerase GalE, producing MRVLVTGGAGYIGSHTCLELLQAGWEVAVADNLSNSREEALRRVEELAGRSLDFHRVDLRDREGLNRIFRGGRFDAVVHFAGLKAVGESVEMPLRYYHNNVTGTLVLCEVMAEHGVRALVFSSSATVYGDPASVPIREDFSLSATNPYGRSKLMIEEILGDLHRADPAWRIALLRYFNPVGAHPSGRIGEDPNGVPNNLLPYVTQVAVGKLKELRVFGGDYPTPDGTGVRDYIHVVDLAVGHLKALDKLRETSGVGIWNLGTGRGHSVLEMVAAVEKASGRPIPYRVVDRRPGDVASCWADPGKARRELGWTAARTLEEMAADAWRWQQANPEGYGE